The Pricia mediterranea genome includes a window with the following:
- a CDS encoding enoyl-CoA hydratase/isomerase family protein, protein MKYNNLLVETKNPIGIITVSRPSKLNALNRETIAELHNAFKALESDREIKVIILTGSGEKAFVAGADISEFADFSEEEGVRLAAEGQKKLFDFVENLSKPVVAAVNGFALGGGLELAMACHFRVASDNARMGLPEVSLGLIPGYGGTQRLPQLIGKGRAMEMILTAGMIDAKKALTYGLVNHVVSPESLLSFCEDLAGNISKNSPVAIDHAIKSINIGFKNTEGYAAEIEAFGTCFGTADFKEGTTAFLNKRKADFPGE, encoded by the coding sequence ATGAAATACAACAATCTTCTTGTCGAAACAAAGAATCCAATCGGTATAATCACCGTGAGTCGCCCCAGTAAGCTCAATGCCTTAAACCGGGAGACCATCGCGGAACTGCACAATGCTTTTAAGGCGCTCGAGTCGGACCGGGAGATCAAGGTCATCATCTTGACCGGTAGCGGGGAAAAGGCCTTCGTGGCGGGCGCGGATATTTCAGAATTTGCCGACTTCTCGGAAGAGGAAGGCGTCCGACTGGCCGCCGAGGGACAAAAAAAGTTGTTCGATTTTGTAGAAAACTTGTCCAAACCGGTGGTCGCCGCAGTGAACGGCTTCGCTTTGGGCGGGGGACTCGAACTGGCCATGGCCTGCCATTTTCGCGTGGCCAGTGACAATGCCCGAATGGGACTTCCGGAGGTGTCGCTAGGCCTGATTCCCGGATACGGCGGAACCCAGCGCCTACCTCAGCTTATCGGAAAGGGAAGGGCGATGGAAATGATTTTGACCGCCGGCATGATCGATGCGAAAAAAGCCCTAACCTACGGTTTAGTGAACCACGTGGTCTCTCCCGAAAGTCTGCTTTCCTTTTGCGAGGATTTGGCCGGCAACATATCGAAAAACTCCCCAGTGGCGATAGACCATGCAATAAAATCAATAAATATTGGTTTTAAGAATACCGAAGGCTACGCTGCTGAAATCGAAGCATTTGGTACATGTTTCGGAACCGCCGATTTTAAAGAAGGTACTACGGCGTTCTTGAACAAGCGCAAAGCCGATTTCCCGGGGGAATAA